Proteins encoded by one window of Enterobacter hormaechei subsp. xiangfangensis:
- a CDS encoding DUF4156 domain-containing protein: MRIKVCAGIVGAALLLAGCSTSNELTAAGQSVRFVEDKPGSECQLLGTATGEQSNWMSGQHGEEGGSMRGAANALRNQAAAMGGNVIYGVSSPTQGMLSSFVPTASQMNGQVYKCPN; this comes from the coding sequence ATGCGCATAAAAGTCTGTGCAGGGATTGTAGGTGCAGCATTGCTGCTGGCGGGTTGTAGCACCAGCAATGAGCTGACGGCAGCGGGCCAGAGCGTTCGCTTTGTGGAAGATAAGCCGGGCAGCGAATGCCAGCTGTTAGGCACCGCCACTGGCGAGCAAAGCAACTGGATGTCGGGGCAGCACGGCGAAGAGGGCGGCTCTATGCGCGGTGCGGCCAATGCCCTGCGTAATCAGGCTGCGGCAATGGGCGGCAACGTGATTTACGGGGTGAGCAGCCCGACGCAGGGGATGCTGTCCAGCTTTGTGCCAACCGCCAGCCAGATGAACGGCCAGGTCTATAAGTGCCCGAACTGA